In Hemiscyllium ocellatum isolate sHemOce1 chromosome 33, sHemOce1.pat.X.cur, whole genome shotgun sequence, the following are encoded in one genomic region:
- the LOC132831428 gene encoding protein phosphatase 1 regulatory subunit 29-like, which produces MSRVSLWATIVLLAQLGKVCGDCWLIEGEKGYVWLAICSQNQPPYEAIPQHINSTVLDLRLNENKLKLLLYSSLSRFGNLTDLNLTKNEISYIEDGAFLVQSNLRVLQLGYNRLTNLTENMLRGLTRLEYMYVQHNLIESISVNSFWECPNLISIDLSANRLAKLESNTFTSLSGLMVCELAGNPFNCSCDLVGFLNWLAEFNNVTKTYDRLQCESPAEYAGFPLLSPRPNSNLNAISLLASSCRNGVKVVPFSTPMASKDPEAYSSGINPAEFSSTEPITAYTLDTSNSPTIKLHHVTITGATLVVQIPSPYSRMYILVQYNNSYVSDVTNLRNRKEYIKLEKLKAHTDYTFCVASIQKSQRFNHTCLTFATRGRMITQPSNSSTTTHYIMTILGCLFGMVIVLGVVYYCLRKRRIQEEKQKSINVKKTILEMRYGPESETSSMIHSMQKFHEQPISVSRMSSLPSVSGEKAQFKPLEVNETPKATKGNYIEVRTGEAADRKEEEAKQADNGDGSTAEISTIAKEVDKVNQIINNCIDALKLDSAAFIGADSEMSIDRQITPSTSSSQLERPGFLSPTYKEGGYPLQRQSSVDTTKKRCSISSSGSGKSTRVYSLDLPDQVSKTEAKYIEKSIPTPTPLKRLPSVAQGEIHRLEVQQTYHCSEHRHSFPALYYEEHGDTVSQRSTLLKPLSRSKRDSAYSQLSPRHQFSGYSSSPEYSSENSHKIWERFRPYKKHPREEVYLAAGHALRKKVQFAKDEDLHDILDYWKGVSAQQKL; this is translated from the coding sequence ATGTCCCGTGTCAGCCTTTGGGCAACGATCGTTCTGCTGGCCCAGCTGGGAAAGGTCTGTGGGGATTGTTGGCTGATCGAGGGGGAGAAAGGCTACGTTTGGCTAGCCATCTGCAGCCAGAACCAGCCCCCTTACGAGGCCATCCCTCAGCACATCAACAGCACCGTGCTGGATCTCCGGCTCAACGAGAACAAGCTCAAACTCCTCCTGTACAGCTCCCTCAGCCGCTTCGGTAACCTGACCGACCTGAACCTGACGAAAAATGAGATCAGCTACATCGAAGACGGCGCCTTTTTGGTTCAGTCGAACCTGCGCGTGCTGCAGCTGGGCTACAACAGGTTGACCAACTTGACCGAGAATATGCTCCGGGGCCTCACCAGGCTGGAGTACATGTACGTCCAGCACAACCTGATCGAGAGCATCTCGGTCAACAGTTTCTGGGAGTGCCCCAACCTCATCAGTATTGACCTGTCTGCCAACCGGTTGGCGAAGCTGGAGAGCAACACCTTCACCAGTCTCAGTGGCCTTATGGTGTGCGAGCTGGCGGGTAATCCTTTCAATTGCTCCTGCGACTTGGTCGGTTTCTTGAATTGGCTCGCCGAGTTCAACAACGTCACCAAAACCTACGACAGACTTCAGTGCGAGAGCCCGGCGGAGTACGCTGGCTTCCCTCTCCTGAGCCCGAGGCCCAACAGCAACCTCAACGCCATCAGTCTCCTCGCTTCCTCCTGTCGGAATGGTGTGAAGGTCGTCCCGTTTTCCACGCCCATGGCTTCCAAAGATCCCGAAGCCTACTCGTCGGGAATCAACCCGGCGGAATTTTCCTCCACCGAGCCCATCACGGCGTACACCCTGGACACGTCGAATAGCCCCACCATTAAGCTGCACCACGTGACCATCACCGGGGCAACGCTGGTGGTTCAGATCCCCTCCCCCTACAGCAGgatgtacattctggtgcagtaCAACAACAGCTACGTTTCTGATGTGACAAATCTCCGCAACAGGAAGGAATACATTAAGCTGGAGAAGCTAAAGGCGCACACGGATTACACCTTCTGCGTGGCTTCCATCCAGAAGTCCCAGAGGTTCAACCACACCTGCTTGACCTTTGCGACAAGAGGGCGTATGATAACCCAACCGTCCaactcttccaccaccacccattACATTATGACGATCCTGGGCTGCTTGTTTGGCATGGTCATTGTCCTGGGCGTGGTTTATTACTGCTTGCGCAAGCGAAGAATTCAGGAGGAGAAGCAGAAGTCTATCAATGTCAAGAAGACCATCTTGGAGATGAGGTATGGGCCAGAGTCAGAAACGAGCAGTATGATTCACTCAATGCAGAAGTTCCACGAGCAACCTATATCAGTGTCTCGGATGTCCTCGCTCCCCTCTGTGTCTGGGGAGAAGGCACAGTTCAAGCCGCTGGAAGTCAACGAGACACCGAAAGCCACCAAGGGCAACTATATCGAAGTCCGCACAGGGGAGGCTGCTGACCGCAAAGAGGAGGAAGCAAAGCAGGCAGATAATGGAGATGGCTCAACAGCGGAAATCTCCACCATCGCCAaagaggtggacaaagtcaaccAGATCATCAACAACTGCATCGACGCCTTGAAGTTGGATTCTGCGGCTTTCATCGGCGCCGACTCCGAGATGTCGATCGACCGCCAAATCACGCCGAGCACGTCGTCCTCCCAGCTGGAGAGGCCGGGCTTCCTGTCGCCGACTTACAAAGAAGGAGGTTACCCGTTGCAGCGGCAGAGCAGCGTGGACACCACCAAGAAACGCTGCAGCATCTCGTCCAGTGGTTCGGGCAAGAGCACCCGTGTCTACAGCCTTGACCTGCCCGACCAGGTGTCCAAGACAGAGGCCAAGTACATCGAGAAGAGCATCCCCACCCCTACGCCTTTAAAGCGTCTTCCGTCAGTGGCCCAGGGAGAAATTCATCGTCTGGAGGTACAGCAAACCTACCACTGCAGTGAACATCGCCACTCCTTCCCTGCTTTGTACTATGAAGAACACGGGGACACTGTAAGCCAGAGGTCCACACTGTTAAAGCCACTCTCCCGTTCCAAAAGGGACTCCGCCTACTCCCAGCTCTCCCCCAGGCACCAGTTCTCCGGATATTCCTCCAGCCCGGAGTATTCGTCGGAAAACAGTCACAAGATCTGGGAGAGGTTCCGCCCCTATAAAAAGCACCCTCGGGAGGAGGTGTACCTGGCTGCTGGCCACGCCTTGCGAAAAAAAGTCCAGTTTGCTAAAGATGAAGACTTGCACGATATTTTAGATTACTGGAAAGGTGTTTCTGCTCAGCAAAAGTTGTGA